The genomic segment CTTACTCTTTAAGTACCTCGATAAACAACTAACGGAATTAACCTCGCGCCAATGTGAAGTTATGCTTCCGATGTTTCGAACCAATGAAGGTTTGTCTATTAGTGAGTTAGCAGAAAAGCTCGATGTTGCTACTGCTACTGCCAGTAAGTCACTTAAAGCTTCAGGTTGGTCGCTAATCAGTGAGCTAAATTGGCGATTCATAAACCAAGTAGCGGGGCTCAAGTATGTTTGATTTTTTTGGTGTTCTAATACCGTTCTTGATGATTCACATCATCTGTGATTTTTACCTCCAACCAAACCAATGGGTAGAAGCAAAGAAAAAATACACTTACCGTTCAACTGAACTGTACTTTCACTCACTATTACACGGCATCGCGTTGTTAGTTCCTGCTATAGCATTAGGTATTGATTGGCGCTCAACTGCTTGCTTGGTAGCTATCATTGCGATAAGTCATTTTATTATCGACTTGTGGAAGGTAAGAGCACGAAATGGTGATAAGTTTTCCTATTTTATTATTGACCAGACTTTGCATATATCGGTGCTAGCAGTTATTGCCTTTCACATGGCAGATGGTGTAACGATTGATACCGTGTTACAACATGAGAAGTTCTCGGATGGTGTTATGGTGGTCTTTGCTTACTTGCTAATTCTCAAGCCGACTTCGATTCTGATTGGCAGCGTCTTAAGAAAATATCCTATATCAGGCGAAGATACAGATAATAGTGGTCTTATCGCAGGTGGTGAGTTGATCGGTTACTTAGAGCGAGTGTTAATACTGACCTTTACGCTTGTGGGGAGCTATGCAGCGGTGGGTTTTGTATTGGCGGCTAAGTCAATATTTAGATTTGGTGAGTTGAATAAATCAGACGACCGAAGCATGACTGAGTATGTGCTGATTGGTTCATTGGTATCGGTGGTGATCACAACACTGGTAGGTACCTTAATATCACTTGGTTTGGATGTGAAAATTAAATGATCAAAAAGGCATTCGGCAATTATGAGATCCTGTAAATAATTCTGTGTAACTGCTCGGGGTTACAAGTAATCAGTAAGTCTGTCTTCGAACATAATCATAAAGCGATTCAAGGCTTGTCGCCAGTTCCTGATCGGCATCGTCCATTTTTTCGATGCGTCTTGGATCGCTAGATACATACACCACCTTCCTAGCTGATTCATCCGTCGGACTGTAGTGGATTAGTAAATTTGGTCGCATAGTTAGATAAGAAAAAGTAAGTAAGATGAAGCTTTGGTGAAGTATGTGTTGAATCACTCGAAACAAGCAATGGGGCATTTTCGTGTTTCATGCCCCGCTAGCACGCCTCTGGACAGAAATTTTTTAGGTGTGCTGCTCTAAACCATTTCGGTCAGATTAGAAAAAGTATCTTGAAACCTTAGTCGTTTGTTATGCGCCTTGCACCCACGTCACTTTAGTACCATAATTAGGTATTAATTGGTATTGAGGATTATATCATGGCTAAAAATACAAGCATTACTCTTGGTGAACACTTTGATGGATTCATTGCTGGTCAAATACAAAGCGGACGATACAGTTCTGCAAGCGAGGTGATCCGTTCGGCTTTACGCTTGTTAGAGACACAAGAAACCAAAATGAACACTTTACGCCAGCTACTCGCTGAAGGCGAAGAAAGTGGAACTGCTGATTATGATCTTGATTCGTTCATCAATGAGTTGGATAGCGAAGAGAGAAAATGAAACCATTTCAATTAACCAACAAAGCCAAGACTGATTTACGTGATATAGCTCTGTTTACGTCACGTCGTTGGGGACGAGAACAACGAAATATATATTTGAAGCAGTTTGACGATTCGTTTTGGCTACTCGCTGAAAATCCTGACATCGGAAAGCCTTGTGATGAAATCAGAGACGGCTATAGAAAGTTCCCTCAAGGCAGCCACGTGATATTTTATCGTCAGGTTGGTAGCCAAAATATTCAGATAATTCGTATCTTGCATAAGAGCATGGATGTAAACCCTATCTTTGGCGCATCGGGTGTGGCACAACCACCGACGGCATTAGGACGGCAATAGAGCGTAAGCTGTATTGAACCACGAGCATAGACTGAAGACAGGTGCCGCTGACACACAATGGGGCAATTCTGCGTTACGGATATCTCAACCATCGGTTATCGCCAAACGCTCCTGCCATACTCCATACGTTCATTGACAACGTAAACATTAGCAATCACAGGTGTAACGACACTTAGGATAGCTTGAGCAACCATAAAAGCTCTTACCTGTATTCACTCCCCTTTTAGCAATACGCAACACAAGCTTAGATTGACAACTAGGACAAACTCTATGTTCAACTACCGACACATTCTCAGGTTTAGATATCACTGGTTTATTCTGAAAATTGCGTCCATCTTCAACCATGTGAACCAGTTCACTGCCATTGACCAACCAAAGTCGCTTATCAACCCCGAAGGCAATCGCTTCAGAAGTAAAATTGCCCGATGTAACAATAATCATCTTACTAGCATTGTTTGCGATCATGACACCGTACATTTCTCTTAGAACTTGCACGCCAACCTTGCGAGTCTTCCAGTGCTTACATTGCACAAGGCTTAGCTCACCGTCTTTTGTCAGCCAAATATCAACCCCACCATCGGACTTCTGAGAGAAAGATTGTTTAACGTGATAACCTTGAAATTTAAAGTATTCTCCAATGTAGCTTTCAAACTCGACCCAACTTAAGTCATTCAATGGCGAAGTGTTCTTACGAATTTTAATTTGGGAACTGGTTGTAAGATAGCTTTGCTTTCGTTTGTACTGCTTGAAGAACGCTATTGGCGCAGGAAATAAAAACATAAAGGTAAAATAGGGAGCTATCAGAGGAAGATTGGGAGCTATAGCGTTAAAGATAAAATTATCACTTTCAGCCGCTAAGCTCGGTAACAGGTACGATAGCGCAAAATAAATAACGACAGCAAGCAACACACTTAGCCACCATGGAGCATCCATTAAATGCCATATGATCCCATCTTTACGCCGCGCCATTACTTTCTCCATCAATAAGCAACTGAACGCATTAAAGCACAAATGATAAATAGTGAGAACAATCAATAGAGCAGAACCTTGTTAGTGATGACCTTCTGAGAAGGTTCTGAACATTGCTTTGCTAGCTATGTTTGCGCTGAGAAACCTTTGTACAAATGAGTTTCGAAGAATCAATATTCGCGACTCATGAATAACTATAGGTATTCATGAGTCGCTTAACTTTGTGTCCCGTATTGATGTTACAGATCACAACCTCTAATTTTACTGAGCCTTGTTTACTGCAATTGAGGAACCTGTCTTATCCTAACTACACTAAGGTTGCACCTTTAAAAGCACCAATTGGCGCAATTTGATCCAGCTTTTGTAAAGTTTCTGGGCTCAACGTAACATTAAGCGCAGCTATGTTTTCATCAATTCGAGACGTTTTGCGACTGCCCGGAATTGGCATAATATTGTCTCCCTGAGCCACCAACCATGCAAGTGCCAACTGAGCTGGAGAAATATCGTACTCTGCGGCGATGTTTTTAATTTCTTCTAGACGTTGGCGGCTTATTATGCCTGTCCCTACTTGCACCATACAGCGTTTTGTTTCGAATCAGATAAAAAGTGTTGCTGAGTTAAACGCTGCCCATGAAATCGTAGAGCAGCATGTCCTTGATATGCCTGTCCTTTTATGCACTGATTTTAAAGCTCTAGATAGCCGAATTTGTCAGGGCAATATAACGCCTACAATAAGGTGTGCCAACTCTGAACTAGCCAAGCACACCGAACCCCATACCAAAAATGCCGAGTGTAATGCATCATCTTAATTGTTTTATTAGTTGCTGAAGTATTGTTTGAACTCACCGCTTGGCTCTCGATCAGAGTAAACATAGACAAAGTTACCGATTGGGTCTACGACAGAAAATCCTCGGTCACCCCATGGATGATCTTCAAGCGGCATGGCAATTTGCAACCCAGCTTTAGTGAGACGGGAATATTCAGCATCTACATCATCAACGTTGAAATTTAGCATCACACCATTACCATCAAAAACAGGCATATTTTCTTGTGGTTGAATAAAGCAAATCTCAGAACCATCTTGATCAATTTTCAACATGACATACCAACCACAATCAAAAACTGTTTTTGCTGCAAAATACTTTATGTAGTACTCACGGCAAGAATCCACTTCAGTGGTACAAAAACAGGTAGATAACTTTTTCGTTTTCATATGATTTCCTTATTCGTAGAACCACTAAATTGAGCGGCTAACATTCTTAATAACAGGCAGGCTCGGTTTTCTGCCTGCGTAACTTTCAACCAACCTATCATAAACCTCTAAAAAGTAATGTATAAACGTTGCTTTTTGCTATGCCTGTCCCGACTGACGTTTCTACATGGAGGCGGTTAAGTCCACCAAAAACGGATCTTGCGCCTCTGCGGAAAAAGAGACACTTTGCGCCGCAAAAGTGACCGCAGACTGCGTGGGTTGCGTTTCAGAAGACGCGTTGTTACCGTCCTCGCTTTGACAACCCAATAGGCCAAAAAGTACGCACAATGTCATTTGTTGTTTAAATTGCATAATATTTACCTAATAACAAAACCGTCAGAACAGGCACAGAGATGTGGTCATCACCGTGCCTGTCCCTTTTGACTCTATAATTGGGTCCATCAATAAAAGGCAAGCTGTGTTATAACAGGCTTAATTAGTCACAGTGAGTGACATCAACACCTGATGCATCTCCACCGTAGTCGGCACCTCCCCATGCGACCACGCTACCATCCTCCTTCAAGGCGGCAAAAGCGTATTCATTACTGGTAATGGAGAGCACATTCTCTAGCTGACCATCCCCGCCAGTGATGTTACCTGCGCTGGCATCTCCACCGTCGTCGGCATCTCCCCATGCGACCACAGTACCATCCTTTTTCAAGGCGGCAAAAGCGAAGCCATTAGTAGTAATGGAGACCACATCTTCAAGCTTCCCATCGCCGCCGGTAATGTTACCTGCGCTGGCATCTCCACCGTAGTCGGCATGTCCCCATGCGACCACAGTACCATCCTCTTTCAAGGCGGCAAAAGCCCGACCTCTTAATGCATCACTAGTAATGGAGACCACATTCTCTAGCTGACCATCCCCGCCAGTGATGTTACCTGCGCTGGCATCTCCACCGTCGTCATCCCATCCCCATACGACCACAGTACCATCCTTTTTCAAGGCAGCAAAAGCAGATCTAGCACCAGTAATGGAGACCACATTCTCTAGCTGACCATCCCCGCCAGT from the Vibrio hippocampi genome contains:
- a CDS encoding DUF3307 domain-containing protein, which translates into the protein MFDFFGVLIPFLMIHIICDFYLQPNQWVEAKKKYTYRSTELYFHSLLHGIALLVPAIALGIDWRSTACLVAIIAISHFIIDLWKVRARNGDKFSYFIIDQTLHISVLAVIAFHMADGVTIDTVLQHEKFSDGVMVVFAYLLILKPTSILIGSVLRKYPISGEDTDNSGLIAGGELIGYLERVLILTFTLVGSYAAVGFVLAAKSIFRFGELNKSDDRSMTEYVLIGSLVSVVITTLVGTLISLGLDVKIK
- a CDS encoding restriction endonuclease translates to MARRKDGIIWHLMDAPWWLSVLLAVVIYFALSYLLPSLAAESDNFIFNAIAPNLPLIAPYFTFMFLFPAPIAFFKQYKRKQSYLTTSSQIKIRKNTSPLNDLSWVEFESYIGEYFKFQGYHVKQSFSQKSDGGVDIWLTKDGELSLVQCKHWKTRKVGVQVLREMYGVMIANNASKMIIVTSGNFTSEAIAFGVDKRLWLVNGSELVHMVEDGRNFQNKPVISKPENVSVVEHRVCPSCQSKLVLRIAKRGVNTGKSFYGCSSYPKCRYTCDC
- a CDS encoding type II toxin-antitoxin system ParD family antitoxin; translated protein: MAKNTSITLGEHFDGFIAGQIQSGRYSSASEVIRSALRLLETQETKMNTLRQLLAEGEESGTADYDLDSFINELDSEERK
- a CDS encoding aldo/keto reductase; the protein is MVQVGTGIISRQRLEEIKNIAAEYDISPAQLALAWLVAQGDNIMPIPGSRKTSRIDENIAALNVTLSPETLQKLDQIAPIGAFKGATLV
- a CDS encoding VOC family protein; amino-acid sequence: MKTKKLSTCFCTTEVDSCREYYIKYFAAKTVFDCGWYVMLKIDQDGSEICFIQPQENMPVFDGNGVMLNFNVDDVDAEYSRLTKAGLQIAMPLEDHPWGDRGFSVVDPIGNFVYVYSDREPSGEFKQYFSN
- a CDS encoding type II toxin-antitoxin system RelE/ParE family toxin — translated: MKPFQLTNKAKTDLRDIALFTSRRWGREQRNIYLKQFDDSFWLLAENPDIGKPCDEIRDGYRKFPQGSHVIFYRQVGSQNIQIIRILHKSMDVNPIFGASGVAQPPTALGRQ